The following proteins are encoded in a genomic region of Thunnus maccoyii chromosome 8, fThuMac1.1, whole genome shotgun sequence:
- the LOC121901926 gene encoding Bardet-Biedl syndrome 7 protein-like isoform X1, translating to MEIHLNRVDYMQVGVTSQKTMRLLPALGKKATQKVAIADHDGIVTCFGMKKGEAVPVFKTLPGQKIARMDLGGAAGTPQEKIFVCSGSQVRGFTKKGKQFLTFEANLTENINAMHVSGADLFVCASYIYNHYCDCKDQDYYLSGDKINDITCLSSENLTRLVPVLACQDRVLRVLQGSELAYDIEVPGPPSVLELYNKDGGEEILYGTTDGKIGLVQIDESSAATKWEIDNDKKKGGILCIDTYDIIGDGLNDIVVGRDDGTVEVYGFDNASEPMLRFEHVLSESVTSIQGGCVGKESYDEVLTATYTGWVTGLTTEPQKAEAGPGDEVRMSKETQSKVEALRAELEQLQVKVLQGREQYQQTSQSSTAVSAVPVFSINDKFTLCQDDASYSLTLEVQTAIDNLLLQSDVPIDLLDVDKNSAVVSFSECDSEQPNGNFLLATYRCQANTTRLELKVRSIEGQYGTLQAYVTPRLQPKTCQVRQYQIKPLSLHQRTHSIDQDRPMNRLSLVGQFSFAEIHSWVVFCLPEVPEKTPAGENITFYFHNTFLGTQLEATYCKGEGHFKSDNISTISILSDVLSKEATKRKINLNISYDISDDSVSHTLKMIHPKLEYQLLLARKVQLIDALKELQVHEGNADFLIPEYRNILDESTNLLEEYKKQPAHLERLYGMITDLFIDKFKFKGQNVKTKVSSLLEILDNYDLNSLLDFFSEA from the exons ATGGAGATCCATCTAAATCGAGTTGACTATATGCAG GTTGGTGTAACATCCCAGAAAACTATGAGGCTGCTCCCAGCACTTGGAAAAAAGGCAACCCAGAAG GTTGCTATTGCTGATCATGATGGTATAGTTACATGTTTTGGAATGAAGAAGGGCGAAGCAGTG CCTGTGTTTAAAACACTTCCAGGACAGAAAATAGCCAGAATGGACCTTGGAGGAGCTGCAGGAACTCCACAGGAGAAGATCTTTGTCTGTTCTGGTTCTCAGGTCCGAGGATTTACCAAGAAAGGCAAACAGTTTCTCACCTTTGAAGCCAACCTCACTGAGAACATTAACGCCAT GCATGTCTCAGGCGCTgacctttttgtgtgtgcaagTTACATCTACAACCACTACTGTGACTGCAAGGACCAAGACTACTACCTCTCTGGAGACAAAAtcaatgacatcacatgtttGTCCTCAGAGAACCTGACTCGCCTCGTCCCGGTCCTGGCGTGCCAAGATCGGGTTCTCAGGGTCTTGCAG GGATCTGAGCTTGCCTATGACATTGAAGTTCCTGGCCCTCCATCTGTCTTGGAGCTGTACAACAAAGATGGAG gaGAGGAAATCCTCTATGGAACCACAGATGGAAAAATAGGATTGGTTCAGATTGATGAGAGCTCAGCTGCGACCAAATGGGAGATCGACAACGACAAAAAGAAAGGAG GAATTCTCTGCATTGACACGTATGATATCATTGGAGACGGATTGAATGACATCGTGGTGGGCAGGGATGATGGGACGGTCGAGGTTTATGGTTTCGACAACGCGAGTGAGCCCATGTTACGTTTTGAGCAC GTGTTGTCAGAGAGCGTGACCTCCATCCAGGGTGGCTGTGTGGGGAAAGAGTCCTATGATGAGGTCTTGACTGCCACTTACACAg GATGGGTGACTGGTTTGACCACTGAGCCCCAGAAGGCTGAAGCGGGCCCCGGAGACGAGGTCAGGATGAGTAAAGAGACCCAGTCCAAAGTGGAAGCACTCAG GGCGGAGTTGGAGCAGCTGCAGGTCAAAGTCCTGCAGGGCCGTGAACAGTACCAGCAGACCTCTCAGTCCAGTACAGCTGTCTCTGCTGTGCCCGTCTTCAGCATCAATGACAAGTTCACCCTCTGCCAGGACGATGCCAGCTACAGCCTCACCCTAGAGGTGCAGACTGCCATCGACAACCTGCTGCTCCAG AGCGACGTTCCCATAGACTTGCTGGATGTGGATAAGAACTCCGCCGTTGTCAGCTTCAGTGAATGTGACTCAGAG CAGCCTAATGGGAACTTCCTCCTGGCCACGTACAGATGTCAGGCCAACACTACCAGACTTGAGCTCAAG GTGAGGTCCATTGAGGGACAGTATGGCACCCTGCAGGCTTATGTTACCCCCAGACTGCAACCCAAGACCTGCCAGGTCCGCCAGTACCAGATTAAACCTTTATCTCTTCACCAGCGGACACACAGCATAGACCAAGACAG GCCCATGAACAGGCTCAGTCTGGTTGGACAGTTCAGTTTTGCAGAGATTCACTCTTGggtggttttctgtttgccagAGGTGCCAGAGAAAACACCAGCAGGAGAGAACATCACTTTCTATTTCCACAACACTTTCCTCGGCACGCAGCTTGAAGCCACCTACTG CAAAGGAGAGGGTCACTTCAAGTCCGACAACATCTCTACCATTTCCATACTGAGTGATGTTCTTTCGAAGGAAGCTACCAAACGGAAAATCAATCTGAACATTTCATATG ATATCAGTGATGACTCTGTGAGTCACACTCTTAAGATGATCCATCCAAAACTGGAGTACCAGTTGTTGCTGGCTAGAAAAGTTCAGCTTATTGATGCACTTAAA GAGCTTCAGGTTCACGAGGGGAATGCAGATTTTCTCATCCCAGAGTATCGCAACATCTTGGATGAGTCCACTAATCTCCTGGAGGAGTACAAGAAGCAGCCGGCACACCTTGAGAGGCTTTATG GCATGATCACAGACCTCTTCATCGACAAATTCAAGTTCAAAGGCCAGAATGTGAAAACCAAGGTGTCCTCACTGCTGGAGATACTGGACAATTATGATTTGAATTCCCTGTTAGATTTTTTCAGTGAGGCATAA
- the LOC121901926 gene encoding Bardet-Biedl syndrome 7 protein-like isoform X2 has product MEIHLNRVDYMQVGVTSQKTMRLLPALGKKATQKVAIADHDGIVTCFGMKKGEAVPVFKTLPGQKIARMDLGGAAGTPQEKIFVCSGSQVRGFTKKGKQFLTFEANLTENINAMHVSGADLFVCASYIYNHYCDCKDQDYYLSGDKINDITCLSSENLTRLVPVLACQDRVLRVLQGSELAYDIEVPGPPSVLELYNKDGGEEILYGTTDGKIGLVQIDESSAATKWEIDNDKKKGGILCIDTYDIIGDGLNDIVVGRDDGTVEVYGFDNASEPMLRFEHVLSESVTSIQGGCVGKESYDEVLTATYTGWVTGLTTEPQKAEAGPGDEVRMSKETQSKVEALRAELEQLQVKVLQGREQYQQTSQSSTAVSAVPVFSINDKFTLCQDDASYSLTLEVQTAIDNLLLQSDVPIDLLDVDKNSAVVSFSECDSEPNGNFLLATYRCQANTTRLELKVRSIEGQYGTLQAYVTPRLQPKTCQVRQYQIKPLSLHQRTHSIDQDRPMNRLSLVGQFSFAEIHSWVVFCLPEVPEKTPAGENITFYFHNTFLGTQLEATYCKGEGHFKSDNISTISILSDVLSKEATKRKINLNISYDISDDSVSHTLKMIHPKLEYQLLLARKVQLIDALKELQVHEGNADFLIPEYRNILDESTNLLEEYKKQPAHLERLYGMITDLFIDKFKFKGQNVKTKVSSLLEILDNYDLNSLLDFFSEA; this is encoded by the exons ATGGAGATCCATCTAAATCGAGTTGACTATATGCAG GTTGGTGTAACATCCCAGAAAACTATGAGGCTGCTCCCAGCACTTGGAAAAAAGGCAACCCAGAAG GTTGCTATTGCTGATCATGATGGTATAGTTACATGTTTTGGAATGAAGAAGGGCGAAGCAGTG CCTGTGTTTAAAACACTTCCAGGACAGAAAATAGCCAGAATGGACCTTGGAGGAGCTGCAGGAACTCCACAGGAGAAGATCTTTGTCTGTTCTGGTTCTCAGGTCCGAGGATTTACCAAGAAAGGCAAACAGTTTCTCACCTTTGAAGCCAACCTCACTGAGAACATTAACGCCAT GCATGTCTCAGGCGCTgacctttttgtgtgtgcaagTTACATCTACAACCACTACTGTGACTGCAAGGACCAAGACTACTACCTCTCTGGAGACAAAAtcaatgacatcacatgtttGTCCTCAGAGAACCTGACTCGCCTCGTCCCGGTCCTGGCGTGCCAAGATCGGGTTCTCAGGGTCTTGCAG GGATCTGAGCTTGCCTATGACATTGAAGTTCCTGGCCCTCCATCTGTCTTGGAGCTGTACAACAAAGATGGAG gaGAGGAAATCCTCTATGGAACCACAGATGGAAAAATAGGATTGGTTCAGATTGATGAGAGCTCAGCTGCGACCAAATGGGAGATCGACAACGACAAAAAGAAAGGAG GAATTCTCTGCATTGACACGTATGATATCATTGGAGACGGATTGAATGACATCGTGGTGGGCAGGGATGATGGGACGGTCGAGGTTTATGGTTTCGACAACGCGAGTGAGCCCATGTTACGTTTTGAGCAC GTGTTGTCAGAGAGCGTGACCTCCATCCAGGGTGGCTGTGTGGGGAAAGAGTCCTATGATGAGGTCTTGACTGCCACTTACACAg GATGGGTGACTGGTTTGACCACTGAGCCCCAGAAGGCTGAAGCGGGCCCCGGAGACGAGGTCAGGATGAGTAAAGAGACCCAGTCCAAAGTGGAAGCACTCAG GGCGGAGTTGGAGCAGCTGCAGGTCAAAGTCCTGCAGGGCCGTGAACAGTACCAGCAGACCTCTCAGTCCAGTACAGCTGTCTCTGCTGTGCCCGTCTTCAGCATCAATGACAAGTTCACCCTCTGCCAGGACGATGCCAGCTACAGCCTCACCCTAGAGGTGCAGACTGCCATCGACAACCTGCTGCTCCAG AGCGACGTTCCCATAGACTTGCTGGATGTGGATAAGAACTCCGCCGTTGTCAGCTTCAGTGAATGTGACTCAGAG CCTAATGGGAACTTCCTCCTGGCCACGTACAGATGTCAGGCCAACACTACCAGACTTGAGCTCAAG GTGAGGTCCATTGAGGGACAGTATGGCACCCTGCAGGCTTATGTTACCCCCAGACTGCAACCCAAGACCTGCCAGGTCCGCCAGTACCAGATTAAACCTTTATCTCTTCACCAGCGGACACACAGCATAGACCAAGACAG GCCCATGAACAGGCTCAGTCTGGTTGGACAGTTCAGTTTTGCAGAGATTCACTCTTGggtggttttctgtttgccagAGGTGCCAGAGAAAACACCAGCAGGAGAGAACATCACTTTCTATTTCCACAACACTTTCCTCGGCACGCAGCTTGAAGCCACCTACTG CAAAGGAGAGGGTCACTTCAAGTCCGACAACATCTCTACCATTTCCATACTGAGTGATGTTCTTTCGAAGGAAGCTACCAAACGGAAAATCAATCTGAACATTTCATATG ATATCAGTGATGACTCTGTGAGTCACACTCTTAAGATGATCCATCCAAAACTGGAGTACCAGTTGTTGCTGGCTAGAAAAGTTCAGCTTATTGATGCACTTAAA GAGCTTCAGGTTCACGAGGGGAATGCAGATTTTCTCATCCCAGAGTATCGCAACATCTTGGATGAGTCCACTAATCTCCTGGAGGAGTACAAGAAGCAGCCGGCACACCTTGAGAGGCTTTATG GCATGATCACAGACCTCTTCATCGACAAATTCAAGTTCAAAGGCCAGAATGTGAAAACCAAGGTGTCCTCACTGCTGGAGATACTGGACAATTATGATTTGAATTCCCTGTTAGATTTTTTCAGTGAGGCATAA